The following proteins are co-located in the Macaca thibetana thibetana isolate TM-01 chromosome 6, ASM2454274v1, whole genome shotgun sequence genome:
- the ANKRA2 gene encoding ankyrin repeat family A protein 2 isoform X1, whose protein sequence is MATSTNLDIGAQLIVEECPSTYSLTGMPDIKIEHPLDPNSEEGSAQGVAMGMKFILPNRFDMNVCSRFVKSLNEEDSKNIQDQVNSDLEVASVLFKAECNIHTSPSPGIQVRHVYTPSTTKHFSPIKQSTTLTNKHRGNEVSTTPLLANSLSVHQLAAQGEMLYLATRIEQENVINHTDEEGFTPLMWAAAHGQIAVVEFLLQNGADPQLLGKGRESALSLACSKGYTDIVKMLLDCGVDVNEYDWNGGTPLLYAVHGNHVKCVKMLLESGADPTIETDSGYNSMDLAVALGYRSVQQVIESHLLKLLQNIKE, encoded by the exons ATGGCTACATCAACAAATCTGGATATTGGAGCCCAGCTTATAGTGGAAGAGTGTCCCAGCACTTACAGCCTAACTGGCATGCCAGACATTAAAATAGAACATCCACTGGACCCAAATTCAGAAGAAGGGTCAGCTCAGGGTGTTGCCATGGGAATGAAATTCATATTGCCTAACCGATTTGATATGAATGTGTGTTCTCGATTTGTGAAGTCCTTAAATGAAGAAGATAGTAAAAATATTCAAGATCAGGTTAATTCTGACCTGGAGGTGGCATCTGTCCTATTTAAAG cTGAATGCAATATCCATACATCTCCTTCTCCGGGAATTCAAGTAAGGCATGTCTACACCCCATCTACAACAAAGCATTTCTCACCCATAAAACAGTCAACTACTTTAACCAACAAACACAGAGGAAATGAGGTCTCTACCACACCTCTGTTAGCAAATT CTTTGTCTGTTCACCAGTTGGCTGCTCAGGGAGAGATGCTGTATCTGGCTACTCGTATCGAACAAG aaaatgttatCAATCACACGGATGAAGAAGGATTTACTCCTCTGATGTGGGCTGCAGCACACGGGCAAATAGCTGTGGTAGAGTTCCTACTTCAGAAT GGTGCTGATCCCCAACTTTTAGGAAAAGGTCGAGAAAGTGCACTGTCGTTGGCCTGTAGTAAAGGCTACACAGATATTGTCAAAATGCTGCTTGATTGTGGAGTTGATGTAAATGAATATGATTGG AATGGAGGAACACCTCTGCTTTATGCTGTACATGGAAATCATGTGAAATGTGTAAAGATGCTCTTAG AAAGTGGGGCTGACCCAACAATTGAAACTGACTCTGGATATAATTCTATGGATCTAGCTGTAGCCCTGGGCTATAGAAGTG TTCAACAGGTTATTGAGTCACATTTGTTGAAGCTGCTTCAAAATATCAAGGAGTAG
- the ANKRA2 gene encoding ankyrin repeat family A protein 2 isoform X2: MKKIVKIFKIRLILTWRWHLSYLKVESYAECNIHTSPSPGIQVRHVYTPSTTKHFSPIKQSTTLTNKHRGNEVSTTPLLANSLSVHQLAAQGEMLYLATRIEQENVINHTDEEGFTPLMWAAAHGQIAVVEFLLQNGADPQLLGKGRESALSLACSKGYTDIVKMLLDCGVDVNEYDWNGGTPLLYAVHGNHVKCVKMLLESGADPTIETDSGYNSMDLAVALGYRSVQQVIESHLLKLLQNIKE; this comes from the exons ATGAAGAAGATAGTAAAAATATTCAAGATCAGGTTAATTCTGACCTGGAGGTGGCATCTGTCCTATTTAAAGGTTGAAAGTTATG cTGAATGCAATATCCATACATCTCCTTCTCCGGGAATTCAAGTAAGGCATGTCTACACCCCATCTACAACAAAGCATTTCTCACCCATAAAACAGTCAACTACTTTAACCAACAAACACAGAGGAAATGAGGTCTCTACCACACCTCTGTTAGCAAATT CTTTGTCTGTTCACCAGTTGGCTGCTCAGGGAGAGATGCTGTATCTGGCTACTCGTATCGAACAAG aaaatgttatCAATCACACGGATGAAGAAGGATTTACTCCTCTGATGTGGGCTGCAGCACACGGGCAAATAGCTGTGGTAGAGTTCCTACTTCAGAAT GGTGCTGATCCCCAACTTTTAGGAAAAGGTCGAGAAAGTGCACTGTCGTTGGCCTGTAGTAAAGGCTACACAGATATTGTCAAAATGCTGCTTGATTGTGGAGTTGATGTAAATGAATATGATTGG AATGGAGGAACACCTCTGCTTTATGCTGTACATGGAAATCATGTGAAATGTGTAAAGATGCTCTTAG AAAGTGGGGCTGACCCAACAATTGAAACTGACTCTGGATATAATTCTATGGATCTAGCTGTAGCCCTGGGCTATAGAAGTG TTCAACAGGTTATTGAGTCACATTTGTTGAAGCTGCTTCAAAATATCAAGGAGTAG